From Desulfobacterales bacterium, the proteins below share one genomic window:
- a CDS encoding TetR family transcriptional regulator, translated as MKSVDKHEKIIRAAVKVFAKKGFFSARISDIAKVAKVADGTIYLYFNNKFDILLSVFDIEIGKLISQVKEQIEQETNPCRMLGIFALKHLSLIRDNRGLAEIIQMELRQNNKLIKEYRITKFSEYVDIISNIIRQGQEQNLFRKDVQPGIAKRAFFGALDEMSRLWILSPKPSYDIEETAVQISRIFLHGVVDKDAPVALTTDLCSTTDTTPS; from the coding sequence ATGAAAAGCGTCGACAAACACGAAAAAATAATCCGGGCCGCGGTCAAAGTTTTTGCCAAAAAAGGTTTTTTCAGCGCCAGAATATCAGATATCGCCAAGGTCGCCAAGGTTGCCGACGGAACCATTTATCTGTACTTCAACAACAAGTTCGATATTCTGCTCTCTGTTTTTGATATCGAAATCGGCAAGCTGATCAGCCAGGTCAAGGAACAGATCGAGCAGGAGACCAACCCCTGCCGGATGCTGGGTATCTTTGCCCTGAAACATCTCTCCCTGATCCGTGACAACCGGGGGCTTGCCGAGATTATCCAGATGGAGCTGCGGCAGAACAACAAGTTGATCAAGGAATACCGGATAACCAAGTTCAGCGAATACGTTGATATCATCTCCAACATCATTCGCCAGGGCCAGGAACAGAACCTGTTTCGCAAGGATGTCCAGCCGGGAATCGCCAAACGGGCCTTTTTCGGGGCACTGGACGAAATGTCCCGGCTGTGGATTCTCTCGCCCAAGCCTTCCTATGACATCGAAGAGACCGCTGTCCAGATCAGCCGCATCTTCCTCCACGGGGTGGTCGACAAGGATGCGCCCGTGGCCCTGACCACGGATCTCTGCTCCACCACCGACACCACCCCTTCCTGA
- the greA gene encoding transcription elongation factor GreA: protein MIERMPVSRAGFQRLREELERLQRRERPDVIRAIEVAREHGDLKENAEYHAAKERQGHIEGRILELKDKLSRAEIIDCTQVGSERAVFGTVVTLLDLESDDEITYQLLGAEESDVKKGVISVVSPIGRSILGKYVGDDVVVKTPGGVREFEVVDISLPALD from the coding sequence ATGATTGAACGGATGCCTGTTTCCCGGGCCGGTTTTCAGCGGCTACGGGAAGAACTGGAACGGTTGCAGCGCCGGGAACGGCCGGATGTGATTCGAGCCATCGAGGTTGCCAGGGAACATGGCGATCTCAAGGAGAATGCCGAGTACCATGCGGCCAAGGAACGCCAGGGCCACATCGAGGGGCGGATCCTGGAGTTGAAGGACAAGCTGTCCCGGGCCGAGATTATTGACTGTACCCAGGTGGGAAGCGAACGGGCGGTGTTCGGCACCGTGGTCACCCTCCTGGACCTGGAAAGCGATGACGAGATTACCTACCAGCTGCTGGGCGCGGAAGAGTCGGACGTTAAAAAAGGGGTCATATCCGTTGTCTCGCCCATCGGCCGCTCAATTCTTGGAAAGTACGTGGGTGATGATGTGGTCGTCAAAACCCCCGGCGGGGTGCGCGAGTTCGAGGTGGTGGATATCAGTCTGCCTGCCCTTGATTGA
- a CDS encoding tetratricopeptide repeat protein, giving the protein MRTLTFVHISIVSVAVLFAMVAPAVANETPSLSPHALVPERQIVVRPGNPVPEWKSLWDKARDLAVAGKLDEAVGVYRALLAKKPNLEEGRWELARLRIHLEQWDKAAAQLEILVENAPLRPEYLNALGQVVWKLGQYDRAVDLFGKVAEKRPDDQAALAGLVEGLLKLDRKKEALPVLEQLHRLQPNNLGVRRYLALLSFEMGEYGKARSLLAGLAAQKDVDLEILLLAARVDDRLGQAASAAGYWQRVLERDPAQEEAHAWLARYFEKNNKPDRALVHLLALLKQRPGQDGLLVRVGDLYRRLGRFQKALAYYEEYLEKHPDDHEVLRRMARCYAASGAKDKALTALDRYFTVSPDSDPAQLKLAASLYDAAGRFHEAIPLYRRVLAVSPDDSQLLAALVNDLLAIGENEGALRIWKHLARVTPDQLPVYRDMARLLEKLGREGELYAILQRIHALDPEDDVVLGRLAVMAVARDDFAAAGKYFAALSRRGERSIEFIAAHGAYSEKTGRLGQALADYEEVLRSAPGRYDLRLAVIRLAGRLGLIGPVREQVAFFARRPAASFLPGELDRFKMTRADALGETGFFHQALVLYRGLITGSADLRLRQEAGLALARLFRGSGLFFEAEQALRQLLIVSIDQTPVLADLFELALESGRVADAEIWFAALVRTGQVQHRSLRFKEARLALARDKLRRAIQIGRQLVGDTGSRGADWSQQQLEEGLALGRAFLVAGSPDVAHEIVRSLPVSGESALAAAVLREQIQRHLGAGARTRNLAAENLRRAQQQGLRSLLALAGLYRDYRDPAGLSAVARIIASKVPQSLKVVFFLVKADEYQGRPVEALSRLRRVAARFPDNTRIHTGLARLFFITGDYVAAAAQCETILTVDPGRPDILLLKARILWARDQWAKAITVYRQFLAPPVDSILAQQARASGLPLSLPPNRTIWDRILLSKGTIPRVTEVVMAPERALNQADEVTMEITRLAAPWYARYRWQELFASELSARRAVRRREYHRAAKRYEALVAEYGKQPSLRFDLAGIYSRVGKLGEEAAIYEEMLADTPFYPGLADAAQRNRLKRRPLVSFSSGQQEDEGWDDYLAIKRTWLETSLWLSPRAQDEAEVTVARVRYQSRDNARGLWSRRARFSYRAGLRPGLVLQCSGGVNDFDDGQGGVVVFSCGLDGEIGDKVRVHLGFNRDLVDDTIAGLTRNLTRNDTSAGLSVDILPALMVGGDYGITDFSDGNQKKAYNVWSSYIVFAEPTLLTLTYNYDFQDTVQGANPGGPVTADGFAVNDHPYWAPQDYWQNRFTLAFKQQLSVDTLARKAPRYYTLEYTLGHDSRGYDLHEFQGGFCVEWTPHFLIKASAGLFHTEGARSRNIYLSAVYRW; this is encoded by the coding sequence GTGCGTACACTGACGTTCGTTCATATCTCCATTGTCTCGGTTGCCGTCCTGTTCGCGATGGTCGCGCCTGCCGTGGCAAACGAGACGCCGTCGCTGAGCCCCCATGCCCTGGTGCCGGAACGGCAGATCGTGGTGCGGCCGGGCAACCCGGTGCCGGAGTGGAAATCCTTGTGGGATAAGGCCCGTGACCTGGCCGTGGCCGGAAAACTCGATGAAGCGGTCGGTGTTTATCGGGCATTACTGGCGAAAAAACCCAATCTCGAGGAGGGCCGCTGGGAGTTGGCCCGTCTTCGAATTCATCTTGAACAGTGGGATAAGGCCGCGGCCCAGCTTGAGATTCTGGTCGAAAACGCACCGTTGCGCCCTGAATACCTTAACGCCCTCGGCCAGGTGGTGTGGAAGCTGGGTCAGTATGACCGGGCCGTGGATCTGTTCGGCAAGGTGGCTGAAAAGAGACCGGATGACCAGGCCGCCCTGGCCGGCCTGGTGGAAGGTTTGCTGAAACTGGACCGGAAAAAGGAGGCCCTGCCGGTACTGGAACAGCTCCATCGTCTTCAGCCGAACAACCTCGGGGTACGGCGTTACCTGGCTCTGCTCAGTTTTGAGATGGGAGAATACGGCAAGGCCCGGTCCCTCCTGGCCGGCCTGGCGGCACAAAAAGATGTTGACCTGGAGATTCTGCTCCTGGCGGCCCGGGTGGATGACCGGCTCGGTCAGGCCGCGTCCGCGGCCGGATACTGGCAGCGGGTATTGGAGCGAGACCCGGCCCAGGAAGAGGCCCATGCCTGGCTGGCCCGCTATTTTGAGAAAAACAACAAGCCGGATCGCGCCCTGGTACATCTTCTTGCCCTGTTGAAGCAGCGGCCCGGTCAGGACGGCCTGCTGGTCCGGGTCGGCGATCTGTACCGGCGGCTGGGCCGGTTTCAGAAGGCGTTGGCCTATTATGAAGAGTATCTGGAAAAACATCCCGATGACCATGAAGTGCTCAGGCGGATGGCTCGCTGTTATGCTGCTTCGGGCGCCAAGGATAAGGCCCTGACCGCCCTGGATCGTTATTTTACCGTTTCTCCTGACTCCGATCCGGCCCAGTTGAAGCTGGCGGCCAGTCTTTATGATGCTGCCGGCCGGTTTCATGAGGCCATCCCCCTTTATCGCCGGGTGCTGGCCGTGTCCCCTGATGACTCGCAACTCCTGGCCGCCCTGGTAAACGATCTGCTGGCCATTGGCGAGAATGAGGGCGCCCTCCGGATCTGGAAACACCTGGCCCGGGTGACCCCGGACCAACTGCCGGTCTACCGGGACATGGCCCGGCTGTTGGAAAAGCTGGGCCGGGAAGGGGAACTCTACGCGATCCTGCAGCGGATCCACGCCCTGGATCCGGAGGATGATGTTGTGCTCGGCCGGCTGGCGGTCATGGCCGTGGCCCGGGATGATTTTGCGGCGGCAGGAAAATATTTCGCCGCCCTTTCCCGGCGGGGCGAGCGGAGTATCGAGTTTATTGCCGCCCATGGGGCCTATTCCGAAAAAACCGGCCGGCTCGGCCAGGCCCTGGCCGACTATGAAGAGGTGTTGCGATCCGCCCCTGGCCGGTATGATCTGCGCCTGGCGGTGATCAGACTGGCCGGCCGGCTGGGATTGATCGGGCCGGTTCGTGAACAGGTGGCCTTTTTTGCCCGCCGGCCGGCAGCTTCCTTTCTCCCCGGAGAGCTTGACCGATTCAAAATGACCCGGGCCGATGCCCTGGGGGAAACCGGATTCTTTCACCAGGCCCTGGTCCTGTACCGCGGCCTGATAACCGGGAGCGCGGATCTTCGGCTGCGGCAGGAGGCCGGCCTGGCTCTTGCCCGCCTCTTCCGGGGGTCTGGTCTTTTTTTTGAGGCCGAGCAGGCCCTGCGGCAGCTATTGATTGTCAGCATTGATCAGACTCCTGTATTGGCGGACCTGTTTGAACTGGCCCTGGAGAGTGGCCGGGTGGCGGATGCGGAGATCTGGTTTGCGGCCCTGGTCCGGACCGGGCAGGTTCAACACCGGTCCCTGCGGTTCAAAGAGGCGCGGCTGGCCCTGGCGCGGGACAAGCTGCGCCGGGCAATCCAGATCGGCCGCCAGCTTGTTGGCGATACGGGTTCCAGGGGGGCGGACTGGTCGCAACAGCAGCTTGAGGAGGGGCTGGCCCTGGGCCGGGCCTTTCTTGTGGCAGGCAGTCCCGATGTCGCCCATGAGATCGTACGCTCCTTACCGGTGAGCGGTGAGTCCGCCCTGGCCGCGGCCGTGTTGCGGGAACAGATCCAGAGGCATCTCGGCGCCGGGGCAAGGACCCGCAACCTGGCCGCGGAGAACCTGCGGCGCGCCCAACAGCAGGGACTGCGCTCTTTGTTGGCCCTTGCCGGCCTTTACCGCGATTATCGTGATCCAGCCGGCCTCAGCGCGGTGGCCCGGATTATCGCCTCCAAGGTCCCGCAATCGCTTAAGGTTGTTTTTTTTCTGGTCAAGGCCGACGAATACCAGGGCCGGCCCGTTGAGGCCTTGAGCCGGCTGCGGCGGGTTGCTGCTCGTTTTCCGGACAACACCAGGATTCACACCGGTCTGGCCCGGCTTTTTTTCATCACCGGAGACTATGTGGCGGCGGCCGCGCAATGCGAGACCATTCTCACCGTTGATCCGGGCCGGCCGGATATTCTCCTGCTCAAGGCCCGCATTCTCTGGGCCCGGGACCAATGGGCCAAGGCAATCACGGTGTACCGGCAATTTCTGGCGCCACCAGTGGATTCGATCCTTGCCCAACAGGCCCGCGCCAGCGGGCTGCCCCTTTCTCTGCCGCCGAACCGGACGATATGGGATCGAATCCTGTTGAGCAAGGGTACGATTCCCCGGGTAACCGAGGTGGTGATGGCACCGGAGCGTGCGCTGAACCAGGCCGACGAGGTGACAATGGAGATAACCCGGCTGGCCGCGCCCTGGTATGCCCGTTACCGCTGGCAGGAGCTGTTCGCAAGCGAACTGAGCGCCAGGCGGGCGGTGCGGCGCAGGGAATACCATCGGGCCGCAAAAAGGTATGAGGCCCTGGTTGCCGAGTATGGCAAGCAGCCGTCCCTGCGTTTTGATCTGGCCGGGATTTACAGCCGGGTGGGAAAGTTGGGCGAGGAAGCCGCCATCTATGAAGAGATGCTGGCGGATACGCCCTTTTATCCCGGTCTCGCTGATGCGGCCCAGCGGAATCGTTTGAAAAGAAGGCCGCTTGTTTCCTTTTCATCGGGACAACAGGAGGATGAGGGCTGGGACGACTATCTGGCCATTAAACGGACCTGGCTGGAGACCAGTCTCTGGCTGTCGCCCCGGGCCCAGGACGAAGCCGAGGTCACCGTTGCCCGGGTCCGTTATCAGAGCCGTGACAATGCCCGCGGGCTATGGTCAAGGAGGGCCCGGTTTTCCTACCGGGCCGGTCTGAGGCCCGGGCTTGTATTGCAATGCAGCGGCGGGGTCAATGATTTTGATGATGGCCAGGGCGGGGTTGTTGTCTTTTCCTGTGGGCTGGACGGCGAGATCGGCGATAAGGTTCGTGTCCATCTCGGCTTTAACCGGGACCTGGTGGATGACACCATTGCCGGCCTGACCCGAAACCTGACCCGGAATGACACCAGCGCCGGATTGAGCGTTGACATCCTGCCCGCGCTCATGGTCGGCGGCGACTACGGGATTACTGATTTTTCCGATGGGAACCAGAAGAAAGCGTATAACGTATGGTCATCTTATATTGTTTTTGCCGAGCCGACCCTGTTGACCCTTACCTATAACTACGATTTCCAGGATACCGTTCAGGGGGCCAATCCGGGCGGTCCGGTCACGGCCGATGGTTTTGCGGTCAACGACCACCCCTACTGGGCACCCCAGGATTACTGGCAAAACCGTTTTACCCTGGCATTCAAACAACAGTTGTCCGTTGATACCCTTGCCCGGAAGGCGCCAAGGTACTATACTCTGGAATACACCCTGGGCCATGATTCGCGGGGCTATGATCTGCACGAGTTCCAAGGGGGATTCTGTGTGGAATGGACGCCGCATTTTCTGATCAAGGCGTCGGCCGGGCTGTTTCATACCGAGGGGGCCCGGAGCCGGAATATCTATCTGTCAGCTGTTTATCGCTGGTAA
- a CDS encoding RNA polymerase factor sigma-32, whose protein sequence is MKKSSQKDTAAGEMYPLTAMPTDSHLPAPSYTGLQRYLQEISRYPLLSREETDELAARFHETGDQEAAYKLVSANLRLVVKVAMDFQKYWMQNFLDLIQEGNVGLVQAAKKFDPYREVKFSYYAAYWIRAYILKFIMDNWRLVKIGTTQAQRKLFFSLNKERKLLEAQGFNPETKLLAQRLNVKESEVIEMSQRMDNWDVSLESPVRADSSDEQKDFLPHRGPGVEETVAGREIRERLSSILGQLQQTLNEKEGMILTERLLADEPCTLQHIADVFGISRERVRQIEAALLKKLKKYFEDQYPDIADYFENELILD, encoded by the coding sequence ATGAAGAAATCCTCCCAAAAAGATACGGCCGCCGGGGAGATGTATCCCCTGACCGCCATGCCCACGGACAGCCACCTGCCGGCGCCGAGCTATACCGGCCTGCAGAGATATCTCCAGGAGATCAGCCGGTATCCGCTCCTTTCCAGGGAGGAGACCGACGAATTGGCGGCCCGTTTCCATGAGACCGGCGACCAGGAGGCGGCCTATAAACTGGTTTCCGCCAACCTGCGCCTGGTGGTCAAGGTGGCCATGGACTTTCAGAAATACTGGATGCAGAACTTTCTCGATCTGATCCAGGAGGGGAACGTGGGCCTGGTGCAGGCAGCCAAGAAATTTGATCCCTACCGGGAGGTCAAATTTTCCTATTATGCCGCCTATTGGATCCGCGCCTATATCCTCAAATTTATCATGGACAACTGGCGACTGGTCAAGATCGGCACTACCCAGGCCCAGAGAAAGCTGTTTTTCAGCCTGAACAAGGAGCGGAAGTTGCTGGAGGCCCAGGGGTTCAACCCGGAGACCAAGCTGCTGGCCCAGCGGTTGAATGTCAAGGAAAGCGAGGTTATTGAAATGTCCCAGCGGATGGATAACTGGGATGTCTCGCTGGAGAGTCCGGTCCGCGCCGACTCCTCGGATGAACAGAAGGACTTTCTGCCCCATCGGGGACCAGGGGTTGAGGAGACCGTTGCCGGCCGGGAAATCAGGGAACGCCTTTCATCGATCCTCGGCCAGTTGCAGCAGACCCTGAATGAAAAGGAAGGGATGATTCTCACGGAGCGGCTGCTGGCTGACGAGCCCTGTACCTTGCAGCATATTGCCGATGTCTTCGGTATCTCCAGGGAGCGGGTCCGCCAGATCGAGGCGGCCCTGTTGAAAAAACTGAAAAAATACTTTGAAGACCAGTATCCTGATATTGCCGATTATTTCGAGAACGAGCTTATCCTCGATTAA